One stretch of Acropora muricata isolate sample 2 chromosome 12, ASM3666990v1, whole genome shotgun sequence DNA includes these proteins:
- the LOC136891775 gene encoding sterol O-acyltransferase 1-like isoform X2, whose product MSKHMMAASARRRQLNHESNGGFHLVEKKEFLGGNRTLELRQRAKQLKAEFVDQIDGQLNELLDDVLHDVASFEPISDHKYNHREKLNGIKVFIPRQSLLTELLEVNHIKTIYNIFVALLILLIFNTVVYDYIDTGRLTLDLTILTWAFGKPSSVISIWLVMKVMALLAFPLFMAWHSNRHSWLPIPDAIWLLLYITYQAVFAVFPLQEVYQHNLPPASTIIILAEQVRFMLKVHAFVRETSPKVLSFPKTQEPTQADQSRDDDINVENNEKEINQTVLPDFGKYLYFLVCPTLIYRDEYPLTPCIRWNYVVSNAIQTLACILYTYYVFARFCVPVFRNIGKQHWNFKNFSLSVFNCMLPGTTVLVLGFFAILHSWLNAFAEMTRFADRMFYKDWWNSNSYADYYRSWNIVVHDWLYAYIYQDIYRLFKNRQVATTAVFFLSAVVHEYVLMFAFGFVYPVLLFIFGAVGFSFVFLKPNKRENVSQVWNVFMWITLIIGNGLLMCLYSQEWFAVQNCPSKGESWLEQLTPRSWSEDCLGSANTLASA is encoded by the exons ATGTCAAAACACATGATGGCGGCGAGTGCAAGACGCCGTCAGTTGAACCACGAAAGCAATGGAG GATTTCATTTAGTGGAGAAGAAGGAATTTTTGGGAGGTAATCGTACCCTCGAACTTCGTCAGCGGGCTAAA CAATTGAAAGCAGAGTTCGTTGATCAAATAGATGGTCAATTGAACGAACTACTCGATGATGTTTTACACGATGTGGCTTCTTTCGAACCGATTTCAGATCATAAGTACAATCACAG agaaaaattgAATGGAATCAAAGTCTTTATTCCCAGACAGTCTTTATTAAC TGAACTCCTTGAAGTGAATCATATCAAGACAATTTACAATATCTTTGTAGCCTTACTTATATTGTTGATCTTCAATACTGTGGTCTATGATTACATCGATACTGGAAG GCTTACATTAGACCTAACAATACTAACATGGGCATTTGGGAAACCTTCAAGTGTCATCAGCATATGGCTTGTCATGAAAGTTATGGCATTGTTAGCATTTCCACTTTTCATGGCTTGGCATTCAAACAGGCATTCATGGCTTCCAATACCAGATGCTATTTGGCTTCTCTTGTATATTACCTACCAAGCTGTTTTTGCAGTATTTCCTCTGCAGGAGGTTTACCAGCACAATTTACCTCCTGCATCTACTATTATCATACTAGCTGAGCAG GTTCGATTCATGCTTAAAGTTCATGCCTTTGTCAGAGAAACTTCTCCCAAGGTTCTTTCTTTCCCTAAGACCCAAG AACCAACTCAAGCAGATCAGAGCAGGGATGACGACATCAACGTAGAgaataatgaaaaagaaatcaaccAGACAGTACTCCCAGATTTTGGAAAGTACTTGTATTTTCTGGTCTGTCCCACGCTGATATACAGAGATGAGTACCCATT GACACCTTGCATCAGATGGAATTATGTGGTTTCAAATGCCATTCAAACACTGGCATGTATTTTATACACCTATTACGTGTTTGCTCGCTTCTGTGTTCCTGTGTTCAGAAATATTGGAAAACAACATTGGAATTTCAA GAATTTCAGCCTGTCAGTGTTCAACTGTATGCTGCCAGGTACCACAGTCCTAGTTCTGGGTTTCTTTGCGATTCTTCATTCTTGGTTGAATGCCTTTGCAGAAATGACTCGCTTTGCTGATAGAATGTTCTATAAG GATTGGTGGAACTCCAATTCTTATGCTGACTATTATCGCTCATGGAACATAGTGGTACATGATTGGCTGTATGCTTACATCTATCAAGACATTTACAGG cTTTTCAAGAACCGTCAAGTGGCCACCACAGCAGTGTTTTTTTTATCCGCCGTAGTTCATGAATATGTGTTGATGTTTGCATTTGGCTTTGTCTATCCAGTGCTTCTCTTCATCTTTGGCGCTGTTGGGT TTTCGTTTGTGTTTCTTAAACCCAACAAGCGCGAGAATGTGTCGCAAGTGTGGAACGTGTTCATGTGGATTACTCTTATCATCGGCAACGGTCTCCTAATGTGTCTCTACAGTCAAGAGTGGTTTGCAGTACAGAACTGTCCAAGCAAGGGT GAATCTTGGCTGGAACAATTGACACCTCGTTCTTGGAGTGAGGACTGCCTTGGAAGTGCCAACACCCTTGCCAGCGCTTAA
- the LOC136891775 gene encoding sterol O-acyltransferase 1-like isoform X1, whose protein sequence is MSKHMMAASARRRQLNHESNGGFHLVEKKEFLGGNRTLELRQRAKQLKAEFVDQIDGQLNELLDDVLHDVASFEPISDHKYNHREKLNGIKVFIPRQSLLTELLEVNHIKTIYNIFVALLILLIFNTVVYDYIDTGRLTLDLTILTWAFGKPSSVISIWLVMKVMALLAFPLFMAWHSNRHSWLPIPDAIWLLLYITYQAVFAVFPLQEVYQHNLPPASTIIILAEQVRFMLKVHAFVRETSPKVLSFPKTQGVTLSESTEPTQADQSRDDDINVENNEKEINQTVLPDFGKYLYFLVCPTLIYRDEYPLTPCIRWNYVVSNAIQTLACILYTYYVFARFCVPVFRNIGKQHWNFKNFSLSVFNCMLPGTTVLVLGFFAILHSWLNAFAEMTRFADRMFYKDWWNSNSYADYYRSWNIVVHDWLYAYIYQDIYRLFKNRQVATTAVFFLSAVVHEYVLMFAFGFVYPVLLFIFGAVGFSFVFLKPNKRENVSQVWNVFMWITLIIGNGLLMCLYSQEWFAVQNCPSKGESWLEQLTPRSWSEDCLGSANTLASA, encoded by the exons ATGTCAAAACACATGATGGCGGCGAGTGCAAGACGCCGTCAGTTGAACCACGAAAGCAATGGAG GATTTCATTTAGTGGAGAAGAAGGAATTTTTGGGAGGTAATCGTACCCTCGAACTTCGTCAGCGGGCTAAA CAATTGAAAGCAGAGTTCGTTGATCAAATAGATGGTCAATTGAACGAACTACTCGATGATGTTTTACACGATGTGGCTTCTTTCGAACCGATTTCAGATCATAAGTACAATCACAG agaaaaattgAATGGAATCAAAGTCTTTATTCCCAGACAGTCTTTATTAAC TGAACTCCTTGAAGTGAATCATATCAAGACAATTTACAATATCTTTGTAGCCTTACTTATATTGTTGATCTTCAATACTGTGGTCTATGATTACATCGATACTGGAAG GCTTACATTAGACCTAACAATACTAACATGGGCATTTGGGAAACCTTCAAGTGTCATCAGCATATGGCTTGTCATGAAAGTTATGGCATTGTTAGCATTTCCACTTTTCATGGCTTGGCATTCAAACAGGCATTCATGGCTTCCAATACCAGATGCTATTTGGCTTCTCTTGTATATTACCTACCAAGCTGTTTTTGCAGTATTTCCTCTGCAGGAGGTTTACCAGCACAATTTACCTCCTGCATCTACTATTATCATACTAGCTGAGCAG GTTCGATTCATGCTTAAAGTTCATGCCTTTGTCAGAGAAACTTCTCCCAAGGTTCTTTCTTTCCCTAAGACCCAAG GAGTGACCCTATCTGAATCAACAGAACCAACTCAAGCAGATCAGAGCAGGGATGACGACATCAACGTAGAgaataatgaaaaagaaatcaaccAGACAGTACTCCCAGATTTTGGAAAGTACTTGTATTTTCTGGTCTGTCCCACGCTGATATACAGAGATGAGTACCCATT GACACCTTGCATCAGATGGAATTATGTGGTTTCAAATGCCATTCAAACACTGGCATGTATTTTATACACCTATTACGTGTTTGCTCGCTTCTGTGTTCCTGTGTTCAGAAATATTGGAAAACAACATTGGAATTTCAA GAATTTCAGCCTGTCAGTGTTCAACTGTATGCTGCCAGGTACCACAGTCCTAGTTCTGGGTTTCTTTGCGATTCTTCATTCTTGGTTGAATGCCTTTGCAGAAATGACTCGCTTTGCTGATAGAATGTTCTATAAG GATTGGTGGAACTCCAATTCTTATGCTGACTATTATCGCTCATGGAACATAGTGGTACATGATTGGCTGTATGCTTACATCTATCAAGACATTTACAGG cTTTTCAAGAACCGTCAAGTGGCCACCACAGCAGTGTTTTTTTTATCCGCCGTAGTTCATGAATATGTGTTGATGTTTGCATTTGGCTTTGTCTATCCAGTGCTTCTCTTCATCTTTGGCGCTGTTGGGT TTTCGTTTGTGTTTCTTAAACCCAACAAGCGCGAGAATGTGTCGCAAGTGTGGAACGTGTTCATGTGGATTACTCTTATCATCGGCAACGGTCTCCTAATGTGTCTCTACAGTCAAGAGTGGTTTGCAGTACAGAACTGTCCAAGCAAGGGT GAATCTTGGCTGGAACAATTGACACCTCGTTCTTGGAGTGAGGACTGCCTTGGAAGTGCCAACACCCTTGCCAGCGCTTAA
- the LOC136892288 gene encoding creatine kinase M-type-like: MYYIPDSRFLRVVALGCGAYVARAAFVKYFMKPWNREKCGYERPPPHGNFPDLRLHNSFMANHLTPDLYESLRCQTTSNGFTLDKAIQVGVDYPGMPWQQTSGIVAGDRESYEVFAPLFDEIIKECHGHSRKDFHSRDLDSRKICDGELSSDHVSSVRIQTRRSIEGYSLPAWCSRGERRNLESLVRMVFMRLGGEWQTGEFHGEYKSLSGFPDPSLGSLNVASYPTSALITCSGRARDWPESRGIFRNKDNTFVVFVNEDDHLQFRCFHKGGNVQAAFDKLIRGIAAFERELKRSGEEFMWDDHLGYIVSDPIHLGTALDVRVRVKLHHLASDPRLRWILTSYKLEKRRAGLSEGELLSGVMFIHSCKTLGVSEVQSVQRLCDGVNRLIELERMLERGEDIEDVLPTPLIPRKQLEFKV, translated from the exons ATGTATTATATTCCGGATAGTCGTTTCCTCCGTGTGGTAGCACTGGGATGTGGAGCTTATGTGGCAAGGGCTGCTTTCGTAAAGTATTTCATGAAACCATGGAACAGAGAAAAGTGCGGTTACGAAAGACCACCACCTCATGGAAATTTTCCAGATCTACGCCTTCACAATAGCTTCATGGCGAATCACCTTACCCCAGACCTTTATGAGTCTTTGAG ATGTCAGACCACTTCAAATGGGTTCACGCTTGACAAAGCAATTCAAGTTGGCGTGGACTACCCAGGGATGCCATGGCAACAGACGTCCGGGATAGTAGCAGGAGACAGAGAGTCCTATGAGGTGTTTGCGCCTTTATTTGATGAAATTATAAAAGAATGTCATGGACACAGCAGAAAAGATTTTCATTCCAGAGACTTGGACAGCCGTAAGATTTGCGACGGTGAGTTGAGCTCAGATCATGTGTCGTCTGTTCGAATACAAACAAGGCGATCAATAGAAGGATACAGCCTACCAGCTTGGTGCTCCCGGGGAGAGAGAAGGAACCTTGAAAGCCTCGTTCGTATGGTTTTTATGCGGCTTGGAGGTGAGTGGCAAACAG GGGAATTCCATGGTGAATATAAAAGCCTGTCTGGATTTCCTGATCCAAGTCTGGGATCTCTTAACGTTGCAAGCTATCCTACGTCAGCTCTAATAACATGCTCAGGTCGAGCACGTGACTGGCCTGAGTCACGTGGTATATTTCGCAATAAAGACAATACGTTTGTCGTTTTTGTGAATGAAGACGATCACCTTCAATTCAGATGTTTCCACAAGGGTGGCAACGTACAAGCTGCGTTTGATAAATTAATTCGTGGTATTGCAGCGTTTGAACGAGAGCTTAAGAGATCTGGAGAGGAGTTTATGTGGGATGACCATCTTGGCTACATTGTTTCGGATCCAATCCACCTCGGTACTGCTCTTGACGTCAGAGTACGTGTGAAATTGCATCACCTTGCTTCT GACCCAAGGCTTCGATGGATTCTTACTTCATATAAACTGGAGAAGAGAAGAGCTG GTCTTTCCGAAGGAGAACTCCTTTCTGGAGTAATGTTTATTCACAGTTGCAAGACGCTTGGTGTCTCAGAA gtGCAGTCTGTTCAGCGGCTATGTGATGGTGTTAATCGACTCATAGAATTAGAGCGAATGCTCGAAAGAGGAGAGGACATTGAAGATGTGTTACCAACCCCTCTCATCCCGCGCAAACAACTTGAATTTAAAGTGTAG